The Pygocentrus nattereri isolate fPygNat1 chromosome 1, fPygNat1.pri, whole genome shotgun sequence genome window below encodes:
- the hcfc2 gene encoding host cell factor 2 isoform X4, translating into MLAEPPVWRRVQSFTGPIPRARHGHRAAAIRELIVVFGGGNEGIAEDLHVYNTVSKQWFLPAVRGDIPPGCAAHGFACEGTRILVFGGMVEFGKYSNSLYELQASRWLWKKLKPRSPKNGLPPCPRIGHSFSLHGSKCYLFGGLANDSEDPNGNVPRYLDDFYELELQTQSGVKGWSIPETKGGGPSPRESHTCVAYGGKGSTSPKLYIFGGMCGKRLADLWQLDIETMTWSLPQTTGPCPLPRSLHSSNVIGNQMFVFGGWVPVEETEARQNTSEVEWICTNSLSVLHLDTMTWCSLNHEGQQQQSDVVVHSAGEEEGSRRWPKPRAGHCAATSGTRLYIWSGRDGYQKSWNFQVCCKDLWYLETEKPSIPAPVFLVKSTVSMVHVAWRPIPAAECYLLQLQSVTPSPGLPTGASDSPTMQAPSVSDEIVEEHPQLSVQTTREIDGACGGEESSSSQERLVSEGAVGEAAEELSRGDFNPESKNGQNSDGVRPVDVNKHNGAFWQQEQDSLPSPSQQSEISEESAWFDVGVFKTLFAEITHYYVPSEGESTNQTSNGGKWKMPGPHSFEGREKQELASGICYRFRVAGLNSLGQGDFSPVSEFKTCQPGFPGAPSAVKITK; encoded by the exons ATGCTCGCTGAACCGCCGGTGTGGAGACGTGTCCAGTCTTTTACTGGACCCATTCCTCGGGCCCGGCACGGACACCGAGCGGCGGCTATCCGAGAGCTGATAGTCGTGTTTGGGGGTGGAAATGAAGGAATAGCGGAGGACCTCCATGTTTACAACACAG TTTCCAAGCAGTGGTTCCTGCCTGCAGTTAGAGGGGACATCCCCCCCGGCTGTGCCGCTCATGGTTTCGCCTGCGAGGGCACCCGAATCCTGGTGTTTGGGGGAATGGTGGAGTTTGGCAAGTACAGCAACAGCCTGTACGAGCTGCAG GCCAGTCGTTGGCTGTGGAAGAAGCTGAAGCCCCGCTCCCCAAAGAACGGCTTGCCCCCCTGCCCTCGGATCGGACACAGCTTCTCTCTTCATGGTAGCAAGTGCTACTTGTTTGGAGGGCTGGCCAACGACAGCGAGGACCCGAATGGCAATGTGCCACG ATACTTGGACGATTTCTATGAGCTGGAGCTGCAGACGCAGTCAGGCGTGAAAGGCTGGAGCATCCCTGAAACGAAAGGCGGGGGTCCCTCTCCCAGGGAGTCGCATACCTGTGTGGCGTATGGCGGAAAGGGCAGCACCTCCCCAAAGCTTTACATTTTTGGGGGCATGTGTGGGAAGAGACTAGCGGACCTGTGGCAGCTGGACATTG AGACTATGACATGGTCGTTACCTCAAACAACAGGACCATGCCCGCTACCCAGGAGCCTGCACTCTTCAAATGTGATTGGAAACCA GATGTTTGTGTTTGGAGGCTGGGTGCCGGTTGAGGAGACGGAGGCCAGGCAGAACACTTCCGAAGTGGAGTGGATCTGTACAAACTCGCTGTCAGTGCTACACCTGG ACACAATGACTTGGTGTAGTCTGAACCATGAAGGCCAGCAGCAGCAGTCAGATGTGGTTGTGCACTCtgcaggagaggaggagggcaGTAGGCGCTGGCCGAAGCCTCGCGCCGGTCACTGTGCAGCAACCTCTGGCACGCGGCTGTATATCTGGAGTGGACGGGACGGCTACCAAAAGAGCTGGAACTTCCAAGTGTGCTGCAAGGATTTGTGGTACTTGGAAACAG AGAAACCGTCCATCCCAGCTCCAGTGTTCTTGGTCAAGTCCACTGTCAGTATGGTGCATGTAGCCTGGCGGCCCATACCAGCGGCTGAATGCTACCTGCTTCAGTTGCAGTCTGTCACTCCGTCTCCAGGCCTGCCCACCGGAGCCTCTGATTCACCAACCATGCAAGCTCCATCCGTCAGTGATGAAATAGTGGAGGAGCATCCACAGTTATCTGTCCAGACAA CCCGAGAAATAGATGGCGCATGTGGGGGAGAGGAGAGCTCATCATCACAG GAGAGGCTTGTGTCTGAGGGTGCAGTGGGTGAGGCTGCAGAAGAGCTGAGCAGAGGAGACTTCAATCCAGAGTCTA AAAATGGCCAGAACAGTGACGGTGTGAGACCTGTGGACGTGAACAAGCATAATGGAGCATTTTGGCAGCAAG AACAAGACAGTCTGCCCAGCCCTTCTCAGCAG AGTGAGATTTCTGAAGAGTCTGCCTGGTTTGATGTTGGTGTATTTAAAACACTCTTCGCTGAGATTACACACTACTATGTACCCTCTGAGGGTGAGAGCACCAACCAGACATCCAATGGTGGCAAG